TCGTTAAACCCCACATCCTCAATTTCAATCTGTACCACCGGAAACCCGTTGGATTTCAGATAAGTCGTCGCCGTCAACTCAGCAATGGGAACCCGCGCCAGAAAAAACGCAAGCAGGACAACCAAAACACTGCCAACAATGATCAATATTTTTCGGATTTGCGCGATCTCTTTATCCCCTGTCTTTTAAGTCATCTCAATGAGCGGTAAAACAACCGCTCCCGCGTTGCTATGCTGCCCCATGACTAATCATTACGTCCGTCTCAAACTGGTTATTTTTGTTAAAACATTATTCCAATTCAGGAACAAACCTTCAAACGCAACCCGTTCAGTTTAGAGCAGAAATACAACCTGAATTTCAAGCTGATCAACCTTACTTCGCCGAATAATCAACGGCCACTCTTTTGCTCTTTGTTGACCTCTTGTTGGGCATAATTCCCACACATAACGAACTAAATAAGTATTGCTTCTCATCACAAAAAAACTCTATCAACAGATGACACACAGTCAAAGAAAATGCCGCATGTTGAAAAAATCCCCGTACTGTCCTTGACCGGTACAATGAAGAAACATTTTTCTCGGCCTTTGAACAAGAAACCTTTTGCAAACCCTTGATATATGGCAATTTTTTATTTTCTAAAACAATATCCTGCGACGGTATTCTGGACGTAAAATTTTCAAACGACAAACGATAATTGAATTACCTAATCCCATTAAAAATGCGTCCGCAGAAGACATTGGCAGACAGTCCGCCCACCAAATGCAATGCCCTTCACAACGCCAGAACACCAGCACAATATTCTGTTTAGATCCGCGCAGATAAACCAATATGACCCAATTATAGCGCCGTCACCTTATGGTCCGTTTTCTTGAATAAATTCCGGGACAGGCGTAATAGTGTAACTGTATCGCCATACTCAGAACGGAACAATAAAATGAATTGGGTAAAAGAGATTACACCGCTTGCTGATTTATCATCGCAGGACATGGCTTTGCTGAGCGCCCATTGTGAAACCGTCACCTTGCCAGCCGGGCAAACCATTTTTTCTCCTCAAACAACCGCCCGGCAGTTTATTATTCTCGTAGAAGGTTCGGTTCTGGTTCGGCAAACCGGTCAGCATGGGCGCGATATCATTCTGTATCGGTTGTCGGGTGGTGAAACCTGTATTCTGACAACATCCTGCCTACTTTCCGGGGAGGTTTATAATGCAGAGGCCATTACCGAAACAGAGGTCCGCGCCCTCCTCCTGCCAGAAGGTGCGTTCAATAACCTTCTCGCTGCATCCATCGAATTTCGCAAGTTTGTATTTTCCAGTTATGCCAGCCGGATTGCATCGCTTATCCATTTGATTGAAGAGGTCACATTTGAGAAAATTGAAACGCGCCTCTCCCATAAACTTTTGCAACTTTCAGATAACGGTGCCACGGTCCATGCAACTCATCAAACGCTTGCAACCGAATTAGGATCAGCCCGTGAAGTCATCGGTCGCCACCTGAAAGAGTTTGATCGCAAGGGGTGGATATCGTTGTCCCGCGGGTGCATAGAAATCGTCGACCGGGAGGCCCTGCGTCACTCCGCCGCAGA
This region of Sneathiella aquimaris genomic DNA includes:
- a CDS encoding Crp/Fnr family transcriptional regulator; translation: MNWVKEITPLADLSSQDMALLSAHCETVTLPAGQTIFSPQTTARQFIILVEGSVLVRQTGQHGRDIILYRLSGGETCILTTSCLLSGEVYNAEAITETEVRALLLPEGAFNNLLAASIEFRKFVFSSYASRIASLIHLIEEVTFEKIETRLSHKLLQLSDNGATVHATHQTLATELGSAREVIGRHLKEFDRKGWISLSRGCIEIVDREALRHSAAD